The following are from one region of the Trichoplusia ni isolate ovarian cell line Hi5 chromosome 1, tn1, whole genome shotgun sequence genome:
- the LOC113508328 gene encoding FK506-binding protein 4-like: protein MSQQEVKPARKGDRIDSVVTKIINIEGPKMEKIEPKKEEPKSEEPKIVERKKVVRKKVAPKKLESKSEEAEDEPKSPSPNGASATEEESERPLGKSFYCRCRDCKLYFGKGNPIECVNPNIVEMRYPKWKFANSASAKEPVFRRPADPDSRKDLQTNKRRKR from the coding sequence ATGAGCCAACAAGAAGTTAAGCCTGCTCGAAAGGGGGATCGTATAGACAGCGTGGTAACCAAGATCATTAATATAGAAGGACCAAAAATGGAAAAGATTGAACCGAAGAAGGAGGAACCGAAGTCTGAGGAGCCGAAAATTGTGGAGCGTAAGAAGGTTGTCCGCAAGAAGGTGGCACCAAAAAAGTTAGAGTCCAAATCGGAAGAGGCTGAGGATGAACCTAAGAGTCCTAGCCCTAATGGTGCTAGTGCAACTGAGGAGGAATCGGAACGCCCATTGGGGAAAAGCTTCTACTGCCGCTGCCGCGACTGCAAGCTGTACTTCGGTAAGGGCAACCCTATCGAATGCGTTAACCCAAATATTGTGGAGATGCGCTATCCCAAGTGGAAGTTTGCTAATAGCGCGAGCGCTAAGGAGCCGGTGTTCCGCCGCCCCGCTGACCCTGACTCCCGCAAGGATCTCCAGACCAACAAACGTCGCAAACGTTAA